From Myotis daubentonii chromosome 7, mMyoDau2.1, whole genome shotgun sequence, a single genomic window includes:
- the ICA1L gene encoding islet cell autoantigen 1-like protein gives MDSFGQPRAEDNQSVVSRMQKKYWKTKQVLIKATGKKEDEHVVASDAELDAKLEVFHSIQETCTELLKIVEKYQLRLNVVSEEESELGLFLKFQAERDATQAGKLMDATGKALCSSAKQRLALYTPLSRLKQEVATFSQRAVSDTLTTINRMEQARTEYRGALLWMKDVSQELDPDTLKQMEKFRKVQIQVRSSKASFDKLKMDVCQKVDLLGASRCNMLSHSLATYQRTLLGFWEKTARTMSQIYGAYVGLHPYDFVAVKQLQDTSSKLEGDHKEQVENSPLTENLSRLVLSNEEVNLRSESVAKDLPGDSLEDDFEKEFSFLNNLLSPASSSSSEVTQECQTAFGSLTFQEPPVGSEPLAHSQRFLPSQLFDLGLHAAGAFNSWASRGGFEPPLSHTDSQPVPSQSPKKSTKAPNHGNQGMSAWFNLFADMDPLSNPDAIGHSDDELLNA, from the exons ATGGATTCCTTTGGGCAACCTAGAGCAGAAGATAACCAGTCAGTAGTCAGCAGGATGCAAAAGAAATACTGGAAAACTAAACAGGTCCTCATCAAAGCCACCGGGAAAAAGGAGGATGAGCACGTGGTGGCATCGGACGCAGAACTGGATGCTAAACTGGAG GTTTTTCACTCCATTCAAGAGACATGCACTGAACTTCTGAAGATAGTTGAGAAGTACCAGCTAAGACTCAATG TTGTGTCAGAGGAAGAAAGTgagctagggctctttttaaagtttcaagCAGAACGAGATGCAACGCAAGCTGGCAAACTGATGGACGCCACAGGCAAGGCACTCTGCTCCTCAGCCAAGCAAAG ATTGGCCCTGTATACTCCGCTGTCTCGTCTTAAGCAAGAAGTAGCAACATTCAGTCAAAGGGCGGTATCCGATACCTTGACAACAATTAATCGCATGGAGCAGGCACGCACGGAGTACAGAGGGGCTCTGCTGTGGATGAAGGACGTGTCCCAGGAGCTGGACCCAGACACcttaaaacaaatggaaaagtTCAGAAAA GTCCAAATCCAAGTGAGAAGCAGCAAAGCTTCTTTTGACAAGTTGAAGATGGATGTCTGTCAGAAAGTGGATCTCCTTGGAGCCAGTCGCTGCAACATGCTCTCCCACTCACTCGCTACCTACCAG aGAACACTGCTGGGATTCTGGGAGAAAACGGCTCGAACGATGTCCCAAATCTACGGGGCCTACGTTGGCTTACATCCCTATGACTTTGTGGCCGTCAAG CAACTACAAGACACTTCGAGCAAGCTTGAGGGAGACCACAAAGAACAAGTAGAAAACAGTCCACTCACTGAAAACCTCAGCAG GTTAGTTTTGTCAAATGAGGAAGTGAACTTGAGAAGTGAATCAG TTGCAAAAGATTTACCTGGAGATTCACTGGAAGATGATTTTGAGAAGGAATTCTCATTTCTGAACAACCTCCTAAGTCCTGCTTCTTCAAGTTCTAGCGAAGTTACTCAAGAATGCCAGACCGCCTTTGGGAGCCTCACGTTCCAGGAGCCTCCCGTGGGGTCCGAGCCCCTTGCTCATTCCCAACGATTCCTTCCTTCCCAGCTCTTCGACCTTGGCCTTCATGCTGCTGGAGCCTTCAACA gTTGGGCCTCCAGAGGGGGATTCGAACCTCCTCTCTCACACACTGATAGTCAGCCAGTGCCTTCACAGAGTCCAAAGAAATCAACAAAAG ctCCCAACCATGGTAACCAAGGCATGTCAGCCTGGTTCAACCTATTTGCAGACATGGATCCGCTTTCAAACCCAGACGCCATTGGACACTCGGATGATGAACTTCTTAATGCTTGA